GATCGCAACCGGCTGGCCACTCCTGCAAGTCTGTGCGACCCCCGAGTGGCAAGACCAGCATCCGCAGCTCTGGCAGCAGGCAACGCAAGTGGCACCGGAGCAAACCGTCAGCGCAGATTTGCTGGCGTATCTTTGCACCACGGTTAGTCCGGATGGAGTGGTGGCGATCGCGGCACGACAACCGCTCCGGAAACCTGATTCACGCGCTTCGTTGCTAGTTGCTGTCGAAACTCTGCAAGACCCAGGCAATCTCGGCACGATTATTCGCACGGCAGCAGCAGCAGGGGCAGAAGGCCTCTGGCTTAGTGCCGATTGCGTCGACCCTGACCATCCGAAAGTGCTGCGAGCTTCTGCCGGTCAATGGTTCCGGCTACCAATGGCGATCGCCCCCGATCTCGGGCAAACCCTGCGATCGTTGCAGCAACAGGGCCACCAGATTGTTGCGACCTTGCCGCGTACCGAAACGACGCTGTGGCAAGCGAACTTTCGGCAACCAACGGTGCTGCTCTTGGGAAATGAAGGCGCAGGGCTAAGTGCCAACCTGGCGGCGATCGCGGATACCGCTGTCACAATTCCCCAAGCTGCGGGCGTGGAATCGCTGAATGTGGCGATCGCGGCAGCTCTACTGCTCTACGAAGCCCGCCGCCAGCGACAAAGCTAGCCGCATCGCCGCCGTACAATGGCGAAATGCTTCTGCAATTGGCACGGAGAAACAAGGGTGAGCA
The sequence above is a segment of the Synechococcus elongatus PCC 11801 genome. Coding sequences within it:
- a CDS encoding TrmH family RNA methyltransferase, whose protein sequence is MLTSRQNPLAKQIRQLHQAKGRRQQQAFLLEGTHLLQEAIATGWPLLQVCATPEWQDQHPQLWQQATQVAPEQTVSADLLAYLCTTVSPDGVVAIAARQPLRKPDSRASLLVAVETLQDPGNLGTIIRTAAAAGAEGLWLSADCVDPDHPKVLRASAGQWFRLPMAIAPDLGQTLRSLQQQGHQIVATLPRTETTLWQANFRQPTVLLLGNEGAGLSANLAAIADTAVTIPQAAGVESLNVAIAAALLLYEARRQRQS